In the Theobroma cacao cultivar B97-61/B2 chromosome 1, Criollo_cocoa_genome_V2, whole genome shotgun sequence genome, one interval contains:
- the LOC18614555 gene encoding uncharacterized protein LOC18614555, whose protein sequence is MRCKKHLTDLSSSVGVCATCLRERLLSLIAAQAQAQAQAQQAQLARAAAAAVEDRRKPDPPPLIFPRSVSPYVSRRKSDDNSATWIHHQRFYSTPQVGPTYRTATATDFEAARSFKKKNRFWLFSNLFRSRSEKFNSDPGVHYHRDSCDEPSSSSSSPSWFSAIFAVRRKKQQSSRTSHVDEFGQFRPIDRRSCKIIDRGMSPAIEADSGDEYDRSPSGSSPEVSPRWKMTPTAARRSRTGPRNVSGLAFCLSPLVRASPNRHWNQKGGLPPDMSFTSEGRPPMKPHLATAAGFCANRSRKLADFGRVKPNR, encoded by the coding sequence ATGAGGTGTAAGAAACATCTTACCGACCTGAGTAGCAGCGTTGGCGTCTGTGCCACTTGCCTTCGGGAGCGTCTTCTCTCCCTCATAGCTGCCCAGGCTCAGGCACAGGCTCAAGCCCAACAGGCTCAATTAGCGCGAGCTGCAGCTGCTGCGGTTGAGGATCGTCGGAAACCAGACCCGCCCCCGCTGATTTTCCCTCGGTCAGTTTCTCCTTACGTCAGTCGACGGAAATCTGACGACAACAGCGCCACGTGGATCCACCATCAGCGGTTCTACAGCACTCCTCAGGTGGGACCCACCTACCGCACCGCAACCGCAACCGATTTTGAAGCCGCCAGATCTTTCAAAAAGAAGAACAGGTTCTGGCTTTTTTCGAATCTGTTCAGGTCGAGATCCGAGAAATTCAATTCGGATCCTGGGGTTCATTATCATCGAGACTCGTGCGATGAGCCTTCCTCGTCATCCTCATCCCCGTCTTGGTTCTCGGCAATCTTCGCTGTTCGTCGAAAAAAGCAGCAATCTTCGAGGACATCACATGTCGATGAATTCGGCCAATTTCGCCCGATAGATCGGAGATCATGTAAAATCATTGATCGGGGAATGTCGCCAGCGATCGAAGCGGATTCGGGAGACGAGTACGACCGATCTCCGTCTGGAAGCTCGCCGGAAGTCTCGCCACGGTGGAAGATGACACCGACGGCAGCGAGGAGATCGAGGACCGGGCCGAGGAACGTGTCGGGATTAGCGTTTTGCTTGAGCCCCCTCGTGAGGGCGAGTCCGAACCGGCACTGGAACCAGAAGGGCGGATTGCCGCCCGACATGTCGTTTACCAGCGAAGGTAGGCCCCCGATGAAGCCCCACCTCGCCACCGCCGCGGGCTTTTGCGCGAACAGGTCCAGGAAGCTTGCTGATTTCGGCCGAGTCAAGCCTAACCGCTAG